A genomic segment from Aegilops tauschii subsp. strangulata cultivar AL8/78 chromosome 1, Aet v6.0, whole genome shotgun sequence encodes:
- the LOC109758770 gene encoding uncharacterized protein, protein MPCQHPPWPAPARPTTCELSRLTSAAARAELIPASAAAASPLPPRRPRAAVLLATPPSLHSTTPMSRIRLRRSRLFSSCATTPPPAGSWSPHAAFAAATERALAGKLSGEDAHHLFDELLRQATPVPERSLNGFLTALARAPDSSTFRNGPALARAPDSSTFRNGPALAIALFNRLCREEAGSRVAWPTVCTYNILMDCRCRTRRPDLGPAFLGRLLRTGLKTNQIVANTLLKCLCYAKRTDEAVNVLLHKMSELGCVPDAISYNTVLKRLCEDSRSQGALDLLRTVAKEGGVGSLDVVSHGTVIHGFFKEGETGKACNLFHEMTQQGIVPNVVTYNLIIDALCKARAMDKAELILRQMVDNGVRPDTVTCSSIMSSLCKHGRSKEAAEFFDSMTAKGLKADVFSYSVS, encoded by the coding sequence ATGCCATGCCAGCATCCGCCGTGGCCCGCGCCGGCGCGCCCGACCACCTGTGAATTGTCACGACTCACCTCCGCCGCCGCTCGCGCTGAGCTGATTCCcgcatccgccgccgccgcctctcctcttccacctcgCCGCCCTCGAGCTGCTGTGCTCCTGGCGACGCCGCCAAGCCTCCACTCCACCACGCCCATGTCCCGCATCCGCCTTCGCCGCAGCCGCCTCTTCTCCTCCTGcgccaccaccccgccgcccgcaGGCTCCTGGTCTCCCCACGCCGCCTTCGCCGCGGCCACAGAGCGCGCCCTCGCCGGGAAGCTCAGCGGGGAGGACGCACACCACCTGTTCGATGAATTGCTGCGGCAGGCCACCCCGGTCCCCGAGCGCTCCCTCAACGGATTCCTTACTGCCCTCGCCCGTGCACCGGACTCCTCCACTTTCAGAAATGGCCCTGCCCTCGCCCGTGCACCGGACTCCTCCACTTTCAGAAATGGCCCTGCCCTCGCCATCGCCCTCTTCAACCGCCTGTGCCGAGAAGAAGCCGGCTCGCGGGTGGCGTGGCCCACGGTCTGCACCTACAACATCCTCATGGACTGCCGCTGCCGCACGCGTCGCCCGGATCTAGGGCCTGCCTTCCTTGGGCGCCTCCTCAGGACGGGCCTGAAGACAAACCAGATCGTCGCCAACACCCTCCTCAAGTGCCTCTGCTACGCCAAACGGACGGATGAGGCTGTCAATGTATTGCTTCACAAGATGTCCGAGCTCGGCTGTGTGCCTGATGCCATCTCATACAACACAGTTCTTAAGAGATTATGTGAAGATAGCAGAAGCCAGGGAGCACTCGACCTGCTCCGGACGGTGGCAAAAGAAGGAGGTGTTGGCTCTCTCGATGTGGTATCCCATGGCACTGTCATCCATGGCTTCTTTAAGGAAGGCGAAACAGGCAAGGCATGCAATCTATTCCATGAAATGACACAACAAGGGATTGTGCCCAATGTGGTGACATATAACTTGATTATTGATGCGTTGTGCAAGGCCAGAGCAATGGACAAGGCAGAGCTGATCCTTCGGCAGATGGTTGATAACGGTGTTCGACCCGATACAGTTACTTGCAGCTCGATCATGTCTTCCCTTTGCAAGCATGGAAGAAGCAAAGAAGCTGCAGAATTTTTTGACTCCATGACTGCCAAAGGCCTCAAAGCTGATGTTTTCTCATATTCTGTTTCATGA